The Salvia miltiorrhiza cultivar Shanhuang (shh) chromosome 1, IMPLAD_Smil_shh, whole genome shotgun sequence genome has a window encoding:
- the LOC131006639 gene encoding shewanella-like protein phosphatase 1 isoform X2, which produces MASVPLGCFLPLQTRRRILCCASTASTPHSLSQTRGTLKPIVVNGDPPTFVSAPGRRIVAVGDLHGDLDKAKYALQMAGVLSSDDQNLWVGGQTVLVQLGDILDRGGDEIAILSLLKSLDMQAKANGGAVFQVNGNHETMNVEGDFRYVDSGGFDECAAFLEHLEICEHNWEEAFVGWSSVSKRWRKDHKVPKNPWGPWNLVKQKGVIARSILLRPGGPLAFELAHHAVVLKVNDWVFCHGGLLPHHVEYGIERMNTEVSYWMKGLSMDDHPPFIATRGYDSVVWSRLYSRDMSDLEDYQINQIQYILRDTLQAVGAKAMVVGHTPQITGVNCEFNCSIWRVDVGMSSGVLDSRPEVLEIREGEARAIRSRRDRYSELQLVDYT; this is translated from the exons ATGGCTTCCGTCCCGCTCGGCTGTTTCTTGCCTCTTCAAACGCGGCGGCGCATACTTTGCTGTGCTTCCACAGCTTCAACCCCGCACAGTCTCAGCCAAACCAGAGGCACCTTAAAACCGATCGTCGTCAATGGTGATCCGCCCACTTTCGTCTCCGCCCCCGGCCGCCGAATAGTCGCGG TCGGGGATTTGCATGGAGATCTTGATAAAGCTAAGTATGCACTTCAGATGGCTGGTGTCTTGAGTTCCGATGATCAAAACTTATGGGTTGGTGGACAAACG GTTCTGGTTCAGCTTGGAGATATACTTGACAGGGGTGGAGATGAAATTGCAATTTTGTCCTTACTGAAGTCATTAGATATGCAGGCAAAAGCTAATGGGGGTGCAGTTTTCCAG GTTAACGGAAATCATGAAACCATGAATGTGGAAGGCGATTTTAGATATGTAGATTCTGGTGGCTTCGACGAGTGTGCTGCCTTCCTGGAACACTTGGAAATCTGTGAGCATAACTGGGAAGAAGCATTTGTTGGTTGGTCTAGTGTATCAAAGAGATGGAGAAAAGATCATAAGGTGCCAAAGAATCCATGGGGTCCCTGGAATTTGGTAAAG CAGAAAGGAGTCATTGCAAGATCAATTCTCCTAAGACCAGGGGGTCCATTGGCATTTGAATTGGCGCACCATGCTGTTGTTCTCAAAGTCAATGACTGGGTATTCTGTCATGGCGGCCTTCTTCCTCATCATG TTGAATATGGCATAGAGAGGATGAATACAGAAGTATCATACTGGATGAAAGGCCTTAGCATGGATGATCATCCCCCCTTTATTGCCACCAGAGGCTATGATAGTGTAGTGTGGAGCCGTTTGTACTCGAGAGACATGTCAGATCTGGAAGATTATCAGATCAATCAG ATCCAATATATTCTTCGTGATACGCTTCAAGCAGTAGGTGCCAAGGCAATGGTGGTGGGGCATACTCCACAAATCACAGGAGTAAATTG TGAATTCAACTGTAGCATTTGGCGAGTTGATGTGGGGATGTCTAGTGGGGTCCTTGACTCAAGGCCTGAG GTTCTAGAAATAAGAGAAGGTGAAGCGAGGGCAATCAGGAGCAGAAGAGATAGATATAGTGAGCTCCAATTAGTTGATTATACATAG
- the LOC131006639 gene encoding shewanella-like protein phosphatase 1 isoform X1, whose amino-acid sequence MASVPLGCFLPLQTRRRILCCASTASTPHSLSQTRGTLKPIVVNGDPPTFVSAPGRRIVAVGDLHGDLDKAKYALQMAGVLSSDDQNLWVGGQTVLVQLGDILDRGGDEIAILSLLKSLDMQAKANGGAVFQVNGNHETMNVEGDFRYVDSGGFDECAAFLEHLEICEHNWEEAFVGWSSVSKRWRKDHKVPKNPWGPWNLVKQQKGVIARSILLRPGGPLAFELAHHAVVLKVNDWVFCHGGLLPHHVEYGIERMNTEVSYWMKGLSMDDHPPFIATRGYDSVVWSRLYSRDMSDLEDYQINQIQYILRDTLQAVGAKAMVVGHTPQITGVNCEFNCSIWRVDVGMSSGVLDSRPEVLEIREGEARAIRSRRDRYSELQLVDYT is encoded by the exons ATGGCTTCCGTCCCGCTCGGCTGTTTCTTGCCTCTTCAAACGCGGCGGCGCATACTTTGCTGTGCTTCCACAGCTTCAACCCCGCACAGTCTCAGCCAAACCAGAGGCACCTTAAAACCGATCGTCGTCAATGGTGATCCGCCCACTTTCGTCTCCGCCCCCGGCCGCCGAATAGTCGCGG TCGGGGATTTGCATGGAGATCTTGATAAAGCTAAGTATGCACTTCAGATGGCTGGTGTCTTGAGTTCCGATGATCAAAACTTATGGGTTGGTGGACAAACG GTTCTGGTTCAGCTTGGAGATATACTTGACAGGGGTGGAGATGAAATTGCAATTTTGTCCTTACTGAAGTCATTAGATATGCAGGCAAAAGCTAATGGGGGTGCAGTTTTCCAG GTTAACGGAAATCATGAAACCATGAATGTGGAAGGCGATTTTAGATATGTAGATTCTGGTGGCTTCGACGAGTGTGCTGCCTTCCTGGAACACTTGGAAATCTGTGAGCATAACTGGGAAGAAGCATTTGTTGGTTGGTCTAGTGTATCAAAGAGATGGAGAAAAGATCATAAGGTGCCAAAGAATCCATGGGGTCCCTGGAATTTGGTAAAG CAGCAGAAAGGAGTCATTGCAAGATCAATTCTCCTAAGACCAGGGGGTCCATTGGCATTTGAATTGGCGCACCATGCTGTTGTTCTCAAAGTCAATGACTGGGTATTCTGTCATGGCGGCCTTCTTCCTCATCATG TTGAATATGGCATAGAGAGGATGAATACAGAAGTATCATACTGGATGAAAGGCCTTAGCATGGATGATCATCCCCCCTTTATTGCCACCAGAGGCTATGATAGTGTAGTGTGGAGCCGTTTGTACTCGAGAGACATGTCAGATCTGGAAGATTATCAGATCAATCAG ATCCAATATATTCTTCGTGATACGCTTCAAGCAGTAGGTGCCAAGGCAATGGTGGTGGGGCATACTCCACAAATCACAGGAGTAAATTG TGAATTCAACTGTAGCATTTGGCGAGTTGATGTGGGGATGTCTAGTGGGGTCCTTGACTCAAGGCCTGAG GTTCTAGAAATAAGAGAAGGTGAAGCGAGGGCAATCAGGAGCAGAAGAGATAGATATAGTGAGCTCCAATTAGTTGATTATACATAG
- the LOC131006642 gene encoding probable protein phosphatase 2C 26 isoform X1 encodes MAIPAALSTIAYSANRPLSNSTPFSSSHKAKRLLCCASLSNFVGSSEAAGVCLSVGTHLIPHPDKVEKGGEDAFFVSSHRGGVIAVADGVSGWAEKDVNPALFSRELIAHASSLVEDEEVNYEPRSLIRKAHAATTSIGSATAVVAMLERNGILKLANVGDCGVRIIRKGQIVFSTSPQEHYFDCPYQLSSEAVGQTFLDATVMSVEVMEEDMVVMGSDGLFDNVYDKEILSVMDSYDSVADAAKALANLAHNHSMDSTFDSPYSVEARAQGFDVPWWKKIMGMKLTGGKLDDITVIVGKVESSLSS; translated from the exons atggcaatTCCAGCCGCGTTGAGCACTATTGCTTACTCGGCAAACAGACCATTATCGAATTCGACTCCATTCTCCTCTTCTCACAAAGCCAAGAGGCTGCTTTGCTGTGCATCTCTCTCCAATTTTGTTGG GAGCTCAGAAGCAGCAGGTGTGTGCTTGAGTGTTGGAACCCACCTCATTCCCCATCCCGACAAG GTTGAGAAAGGCGGAGAAGACGCCTTCTTTGTGAGCAGCCACCGCGGCGGAGTCATTGCGGTGGCCGACGGCGTTTCCGG TTGGGCTGAAAAAGATGTGAATCCAGCTCTTTTCTCGCGTGAGTTGATAGCTCACGCCTCTAGCTTGGTGGAAGATGAAGAG GTTAACTATGAGCCACGAAGTTTGATTAGAAAAGCACATGCTGCTACCACTTCCATTGGCTCTGCCACCGC AGTTGTTGCAATGCTTGAAAGGAATGGGATACTGAAGTTGGCAAATGTAGGGGACTGCGGTGTGAGGATCATACGCAAAG GTCAAATAGTGTTTTCTACATCTCCACAAGAACACTATTTTGACTGCCCATATCAGCTGAGTTCAGAGGCTGTTGGTCAGACATTCCTAGATGCCACG GTGATGAGTGTGGAAGTGATGGAAGAGGATATGGTCGTGATGGGGTCGGATGGGCTGTTTGACAATGTTTATGACAAAGAAATTCTTTCAGTTATGGATTCATATGATAGTGTAGCTGATGCTG CAAAGGCATTAGCTAATCTTGCTCATAACCATTCAATGGATTCGACCTTCGACTCCCCTTATTCCGTAGAAGCTCGAGCACAG GGTTTTGATGTTCCTTGGTGGAAGAAAATCATGGGGATGAAGTTAACAG GTGGGAAGCTCGATGATATCACTGTCATTGTAGGAAAGGTGGAGAGCTCGTTGAGCtcttga
- the LOC131006642 gene encoding probable protein phosphatase 2C 1 isoform X2, giving the protein MAIPAALSTIAYSANRPLSNSTPFSSSHKAKRLLCCASLSNFVGSSEAAGVCLSVGTHLIPHPDKVEKGGEDAFFVSSHRGGVIAVADGVSGWAEKDVNPALFSRELIAHASSLVEDEEVNYEPRSLIRKAHAATTSIGSATAVVAMLERNGILKLANVGDCGVRIIRKGQIVFSTSPQEHYFDCPYQLSSEAVGQTFLDATVMSVEVMEEDMVVMGSDGLFDNVYDKEILSVMDSYDSVADAVVCM; this is encoded by the exons atggcaatTCCAGCCGCGTTGAGCACTATTGCTTACTCGGCAAACAGACCATTATCGAATTCGACTCCATTCTCCTCTTCTCACAAAGCCAAGAGGCTGCTTTGCTGTGCATCTCTCTCCAATTTTGTTGG GAGCTCAGAAGCAGCAGGTGTGTGCTTGAGTGTTGGAACCCACCTCATTCCCCATCCCGACAAG GTTGAGAAAGGCGGAGAAGACGCCTTCTTTGTGAGCAGCCACCGCGGCGGAGTCATTGCGGTGGCCGACGGCGTTTCCGG TTGGGCTGAAAAAGATGTGAATCCAGCTCTTTTCTCGCGTGAGTTGATAGCTCACGCCTCTAGCTTGGTGGAAGATGAAGAG GTTAACTATGAGCCACGAAGTTTGATTAGAAAAGCACATGCTGCTACCACTTCCATTGGCTCTGCCACCGC AGTTGTTGCAATGCTTGAAAGGAATGGGATACTGAAGTTGGCAAATGTAGGGGACTGCGGTGTGAGGATCATACGCAAAG GTCAAATAGTGTTTTCTACATCTCCACAAGAACACTATTTTGACTGCCCATATCAGCTGAGTTCAGAGGCTGTTGGTCAGACATTCCTAGATGCCACG GTGATGAGTGTGGAAGTGATGGAAGAGGATATGGTCGTGATGGGGTCGGATGGGCTGTTTGACAATGTTTATGACAAAGAAATTCTTTCAGTTATGGATTCATATGATAGTGTAGCTGATGCTG TGGTTTGTATGTAG
- the LOC131006642 gene encoding probable protein phosphatase 2C 1 isoform X3: MAIPAALSTIAYSANRPLSNSTPFSSSHKAKRLLCCASLSNFVGSSEAAGVCLSVGTHLIPHPDKVEKGGEDAFFVSSHRGGVIAVADGVSGWAEKDVNPALFSRELIAHASSLVEDEEVNYEPRSLIRKAHAATTSIGSATAVVAMLERNGILKLANVGDCGVRIIRKGQIVFSTSPQEHYFDCPYQLSSEAVGQTFLDATVMSVEVMEEDMVVMGSDGLFDNVYDKEILSVMDSYDSVADAGIS, translated from the exons atggcaatTCCAGCCGCGTTGAGCACTATTGCTTACTCGGCAAACAGACCATTATCGAATTCGACTCCATTCTCCTCTTCTCACAAAGCCAAGAGGCTGCTTTGCTGTGCATCTCTCTCCAATTTTGTTGG GAGCTCAGAAGCAGCAGGTGTGTGCTTGAGTGTTGGAACCCACCTCATTCCCCATCCCGACAAG GTTGAGAAAGGCGGAGAAGACGCCTTCTTTGTGAGCAGCCACCGCGGCGGAGTCATTGCGGTGGCCGACGGCGTTTCCGG TTGGGCTGAAAAAGATGTGAATCCAGCTCTTTTCTCGCGTGAGTTGATAGCTCACGCCTCTAGCTTGGTGGAAGATGAAGAG GTTAACTATGAGCCACGAAGTTTGATTAGAAAAGCACATGCTGCTACCACTTCCATTGGCTCTGCCACCGC AGTTGTTGCAATGCTTGAAAGGAATGGGATACTGAAGTTGGCAAATGTAGGGGACTGCGGTGTGAGGATCATACGCAAAG GTCAAATAGTGTTTTCTACATCTCCACAAGAACACTATTTTGACTGCCCATATCAGCTGAGTTCAGAGGCTGTTGGTCAGACATTCCTAGATGCCACG GTGATGAGTGTGGAAGTGATGGAAGAGGATATGGTCGTGATGGGGTCGGATGGGCTGTTTGACAATGTTTATGACAAAGAAATTCTTTCAGTTATGGATTCATATGATAGTGTAGCTGATGCTG GCATTAGCTAA
- the LOC131006640 gene encoding uncharacterized protein LOC131006640 — protein sequence MATDASPKFQQTELIPVPPQPDYSSAVAGVEHDGLHFWQFMIAGSVAGMVEHMAMFPVDTIKTQMQALGSCPIKSASVKQAVQSIMKTDGARGLYRGIGAMALGAGPAHAAYFSVYEICKKSFSGGNPDNHMAHAASGVCATIASDAVLTPMDMVKQRLQLGNSPYKGVWDCVSRVLRQDGFWAFYASYRTTVLMNAPFTALHFATYEAAKRGLTEVSHSPESLSDETLIVHATAGAAAGALAAALTTPLDVVKTQLQCQGVCGCDRFVSGSIGDVFRTIIKKDGYRGLMRGWMPRMLFHAPAAAICWSTYEAAKSFFQDLNDSNNIDNVT from the exons ATGGCCACCGACGCCTCCCCGAAatttcagcaaacggagctgaTCCCCGTGCCGCCGCAGCCCGATTACAGCTCGGCAGTCGCCGGCGTCGAGCACGACGGGCTCCATTTTTGGCAGTTCATGATCGCCGGCTCCGTCGCCGGCATGGTGGAGCACATGGCCATGTTCCCCGTCGACACCATCAAAACCCAAATGCAAGCCCTAGGTTCCTGCCCCATCAAGTCCGCCAGCGTTAAGCAAGCCGTGCAGTCAATTATGAAGACCGATGGCGCCAGAGGCCTCTACCGTGGGATCGGCGCTATGGCGCTCGGCGCGGGGCCCGCACACGCGGCTTATTTCTCCGTTTACGAGATTTGTAAGAAGAGCTTCTCCGGCGGCAATCCGGACAACCACATGGCGCACGCGGCTTCTGGGGTTTGCGCCACCATCGCGAGCGATGCTGTGCTCACGCCGATGGATATGGTGAAGCAGAGGCTGCAATTGGGCAATAGTCCGTACAAAGGGGTGTGGGATTGCGTCTCGAGGGTGCTGAGGCAGGATGGGTTTTGGGCGTTCTACGCTTCTTACAGGACTACGGTGCTGATGAATGCACCTTTCACGGCGCTGCATTTTGCCACTTATGAGGCCGCGAAAAGGGGTTTGACGGAGGTTTCACATTCACCGGAAAGCCTCAGTGATGAGACCTTAATTGTTCATGCTACGGCTGGCGCAGCAGCTGGGGCATTGGCTGCTGCCTTGACCACTCCCCTCGATGTCGTCAAGACTCAATTGCAGTGCCAG GGTGTCTGTGGATGTGATAGATTTGTTAGTGGTTCGATCGGGGATGTTTTTCGGACAATAATAAAGAAAGATGGATACAGAGGTCTTATGAGAGGATGGATGCCCAGAATGCTCTTCCACGCTCCGGCTGCTGCAATCTGCTGGTCTACGTATGAAGCAGCAAAATCCTTCTTCCAAGATTTAAACGATAGCAACAACATTGACAATGTGACCTAG